A window of the Mucilaginibacter sp. cycad4 genome harbors these coding sequences:
- a CDS encoding MIP/aquaporin family protein — MSPFVAELIGTMLLILLGDGVVANVVLKDTKGNNSGWIVITTAWGLAVFVGVVVAGPYSGAHLNPAVTIALAIAGKFAWANVVPYIIAQFAGACMGAFLVWLMYYDHFKRTNDPASILAVFCTGPAVRNYISNIASEVIGAFVLLFTIFYIAGAEITPAKTPIGLGSVGAIPVALLVWVIGLSLGGTTGYAINPARDLGPRFMHMLLPIKGKGTSDWAYAWIPVIAPLAGGAIAAILYLAIKQ; from the coding sequence ATGTCTCCATTTGTAGCCGAACTGATAGGCACCATGCTCTTGATATTATTAGGTGATGGTGTAGTAGCCAACGTAGTTTTAAAAGATACCAAGGGAAATAACAGCGGATGGATAGTAATTACCACCGCCTGGGGATTAGCCGTTTTTGTAGGGGTAGTTGTTGCCGGTCCGTATAGCGGCGCACACCTTAACCCTGCCGTAACCATAGCACTCGCTATTGCAGGTAAGTTTGCCTGGGCAAATGTTGTGCCCTACATTATTGCCCAGTTTGCAGGTGCCTGCATGGGCGCGTTTTTAGTATGGCTCATGTATTACGATCATTTTAAACGTACCAATGATCCAGCTTCTATATTGGCGGTGTTTTGCACCGGTCCTGCCGTGCGCAATTACATATCAAACATTGCCAGCGAGGTAATAGGTGCTTTTGTATTGCTCTTTACCATTTTCTACATAGCCGGTGCCGAAATCACGCCGGCAAAAACCCCTATTGGCCTGGGTTCAGTAGGCGCTATCCCCGTAGCATTACTGGTTTGGGTGATCGGCTTGTCATTAGGGGGCACTACCGGCTACGCTATCAATCCCGCGCGCGACCTTGGCCCACGCTTTATGCATATGCTATTGCCGATAAAAGGCAAAGGAACCAGCGATTGGGCGTATGCGTGGATTCCCGTGATTGCGCCATTGGCAGGTGGTGCTATTGCTGCAATATTATATCTCGCTATCAAACAATAA